The window TTTGATGCCTGAAGAATGGGGTGGTAAGGTTCAAATGATAGAAACTTCAGTTGTTACAAAAAAAGGGCTTAATGATCTCCTGGAAGGGTTACTGTTGGAAGCCGAGGTTTTGGACCTCAAGGCATCTTCAAAAAGGTTGGCCAGAGGTGTTGTTTTAGAAGCTCAGATCCATGAGGGGAGAGGTGTGATAGCAACTCTCTTAGTTTTGGAAGGTGTCATTAAACTAGGAAATATCATTCTTTGCGGACAGGCTTACGGCAGGGTAAGAGCACTCTATAATGATCTTGGAAAAGAAATTAAAGAAGCGGGTCCAGCATCACCGGTTGTCGTATCAGGTTTATCGGACTGTCCCGAGGCAGGTGATAAATTTTACATCGTAAAAGATATTCAGAATGCGCGGGAAATTGCGTTGAAACGACAAATGAAAATGCGAGAAATATCTCTAACGGGGCGCAAACATGTCACACTGGACAATCTCTACAAAAAAATTGAAGAAGGCCAGATTAAAGAAATTAAGATAATATTGAAAGCTGATTATAAAGGTTCGGTTGAGGTCCTCAAAAAATCACTGGAAGAACTCTCTGTCAAAGAAATAAGGGTTAAGATTCTGCATAGCGGTGTTGGCGGCATCACAGAAACAGACGTACTGCTCGCAGACGCTTCTGATGCGATTGTGATTGGTTTTCATGTGGTCCCTGAAGAGAAAGCCACCATACGGGCACAGGAAAGCGGTGTTGATGTAAGATTGTACAAGATTATCTACGATGCTATAAACGACATAGAGGCAGCCATGGAGGGGATGTTAGAACCTGAGAAGATTGAAAAGACAACGGGAAAGATTGAGATCAGAAGGATTTTTAAGGCATCAAAGTTAGGCAATATTGCAGGTTGCTATGTAAAAAGCGGTATGATAGCAAGGAACTCCTTTGTACGGTTGATACGTGACAATGTTGTTTTGTATGATGGCACACTGTCAACTTTGAGAGTATTGAAAGACGATGTTAAGGAGGTAAAAGCAGGTTATGAGTGTGGTATTAAGATTACGGGATATAATGATATAAAAATAGGTGATATTATAGAATCCTACGAAGTTCATCAAGTTGCACGCACGCTAAATAAGTAAAAGCATTTTTGTCATATTCAAGACAGGCAACCATATCTTCCCGGTCATCACATTGTTTTTGCGTATAAAAATATCTTTGCATGATCATAGGAACTTTAAATATCGACGTTATTATCGTAAGTTCCCGGTCTTTAAAAGACAAACGCAGGGTTATCAAGTCATTAAAGGATCGGATAAGAAACAAATTTAACGTATCAATTTCAGAAACAGGTTCACAAGACAACCTGAAATATTCTACAATAAGTGTTGCCATGGTAGGGACGGACAGACAATACGTTAACAGCACATTGTCGTCACTTATAAATTTTTTTCGTTTTTTCCCTCAAGTTCAATTGGTAAATTATGAGCTTGAATTGATGTAACAATGACAAGAAGAACAGATAAGGTTAGTGAAATAGTAAAACATAATGTGAGTACCATTATTTTATATAAACTGTATGATCCCAGGTTAAGTTTGGTAACCGTAACCAAAGTTTCAGTCTCACCAGACCTCAGGAATGCAAAAGTATATGTAGCCGTGCATGGTGATGAAGAGGCTCAAAACAGGACGTTGCAGGTACTCTATCATGCAAAAGGGCATATTCAATCTGAAATGGCCACGCACTTGAAAATGCGTAACACCCCATCGTTATCATTTTTTCTGGACGACTCTGAGAAACGGAGCAATAAGATTTTATCGTTAATCGAAAAAGCGGTTAACGAAGACAAATAACTTTTACAACGAGCAATTAAATCATGAAAAAATTACATTTTGGCATACCAAAAGGAAGTTTGCAGGACTCAACAATAGCTATGATGAAGAACGCCGGCTATACAGTGTATGTGAGCAGCCGTTCATATTACCCTACTGTCGACGACAGTGAATTATCGATTCGATTAATCCGTCCGCAGGACATGTCCCGGTACATTGAAAAAGGAATTATTGATGCTGGTCTTACGGGACAGGATTGG is drawn from Candidatus Scalindua sp. and contains these coding sequences:
- a CDS encoding DUF503 domain-containing protein; this encodes MIIGTLNIDVIIVSSRSLKDKRRVIKSLKDRIRNKFNVSISETGSQDNLKYSTISVAMVGTDRQYVNSTLSSLINFFRFFPQVQLVNYELELM
- the rbfA gene encoding 30S ribosome-binding factor RbfA; translated protein: MTRRTDKVSEIVKHNVSTIILYKLYDPRLSLVTVTKVSVSPDLRNAKVYVAVHGDEEAQNRTLQVLYHAKGHIQSEMATHLKMRNTPSLSFFLDDSEKRSNKILSLIEKAVNEDK